The following is a genomic window from Amycolatopsis sp. BJA-103.
CCGGTACGAGAATGTCGTCGGTGACGCATGCCGAGGGCCGGGGCTTGTAGGAACCCGCCAAAAAGTGTCCTGGAACACCTAGTCGAGGGGGCGAATGACGTCATGAAGTGGACAATCGGGGGCTGGAGCGGGTAGCCGGGTCGGGCGGGTGTCACCAGGTGTTCACGCCGGTTTCATCGGGGTTGGCGGGGTGGACCCCGGCTGTGAGCGTTCGCTGGGTGGGAGTTGGGCTTCGGGGTCTCGCGCGGAGGGGGCGTTGCCGTCATTCGGCGACGGGTGGTGATCCACGGTCGCTGTCGTCGGGGGTTCGGTGGGTGCCTGTGGCCGCGATCGGGCCGTGGCCGTTTCCGGCAACGGCTGGCGGCAGGCGGTCGTGGGTTCGCGATCGCGATCGATCTCGTGTCGGGGCCGTAGCCGTTTTACGGCAATCGCTCAGGACGGGGGTGGCTCTCCGGGCTCGAGGTGCGGGATTGCCGTGCTGCGGTGGCCGATTTTCGGCAACGGTGGCCACTCTCCGCTGGAGGTGCGGTGTTGCCGTGACATGGCGACGGCAGTGGTCGTGAGGTCTGCTCCTGCAGGAGCCGTGGCCGTTTTGCGGCGACGGCTCAGAACGGCGGTGGTTCCTCAGCCGGGCGGGGTTCGTGCAGCGGTGGCGGTGTGCTGTCGTAGGACTGCCCAGTAGGCGTGGTGATGGTCAGGGTGCCGTCAGCCGCGAGCCGATAGACCCACCCAGGCTCGTCTTTCAACCGATGATCACGACGGCACAGATCGATCAGATCAGCCGCATCGGTGTGGCCGCCGAACTCCCACGGCACAGCATGGTCGAGATCGCAGGCCTGCGCCGGCCGGTGACAGCCCGGTCTTCGGCACTCACGATCCCGCACCCGAACAAACTCGCCTTGGCCCGCCGACGGCCGATACCGACCCCGGCCCAGATCCAGGACCTGCCCGGACAGCGGGTCGGTGATGATCCGCCGCAACACCGTCTCCGACCCCGTCGCGATCCGGCGGGCCAACGACGCCGGGATATGACCGTGTCCGGCCAGCTCCGCCGGATCCTCGTTCACCCCGAGATAGGTGAACAAATCCATATAGAGGAACACCTCGGCGCGTTCGCCCTTGCCACCCTGACCACCGAGCAGGAGATCGAGTGCGACGTCGGCCCGTAGCTGGTCGAGCGTGCGGGTCTCGTCGCCGGTCTTCAACGCTCGTGCTTCACGGTCGATCCGGACATAGGCGGCGGTGACCTTTTCGACCGGGCCGTCCTCGACCTCGATCGACGCCACACCCGTCTCACCCTGCCGCACCGCCAACCGGCGGCCTTCACGATGGTGCTCGACCCGCCGAGCAGCGCCCTCACGATCCACCGTCAACGCCGCATGACTCGCCGCCTTGCGGATCTGCTCGGAATTCCTTTCCTCCAAACGATCCTCCAACAGGGCGTCAGCGGCCAGAGCGTTCTCGTCCGACAGCCACGCGGTGGCAGCGGCGACCTTCATCGCCCCGAAACCACTCACCCTCCCCTGCTCCATCAACCCCAGCGTGCGGGGCAGGCGGGTGGTCAACGCCTCGGCCGCCGAGACCATCGTACCCGCGTGACTGTCCACAAGAGACAACGCGAACGCGACCTCCTGCACCACACTCCGCGCACCTTCGCGATGCCGCGACAACTGCGCCAGCGCCCGGAACCGCACCGCCTCCAACCGCGCGATATCCGCCGACACCGCCTGCGCCAAAACGACACATTCCTCGGCACCCAAAGCGCGAGGATCAGGCATTTCCTTTAACAGAGCCGAAAAGGCTTCAGTGGTATCCACGCCAAGAACCTACAACCGGCCACCGACACTTTTGGCACTCAAGAACGCCGTCGCCGGAATTCGGCAACACTTGTTGAGGGAAAGCCAAACGTGGCGCGGACATGTCACCCGACAGGACTACGGTCGCCTTGCCCCTCAATAAGAACCCGGCCCCGCTCAGTAGAAGCGCCGCAGCTCGGGCCACAACGAAGACCACTGCCGAGAAGGCCCGGTACACAAGGAAATCTTCACTCCCTGCTCCTCGTTGTCCACTCCGAGACCGTTGTCGTGAACCGCCCTCTCACGACATCCGGCGAACCACTCCGGACGATACTGACCCACCACGACGACCGGGCCGAAGGAGCTGTTCGGCGGCGGCCCCCAGTCCGCATAGGACATATGTCCCGAGTACACCGAGGGAAGGCCGTAGTACTGCAAAGCGCCTGCCTGCCCGTAATTCCGCGTGAAGATCACCGAGATCGAACGTCGCTCCGCGGGGATTTCCGACCAGACCCGGCTGACCGTCGTGGCCAGTTCGGGCCAGCCCGCCTGCTCGCCTTGTTCTTTGTTCACCGCCAGAATCGGCCCCAGCGCCGAGACCGGCAGCAGCGGTAGCCCGACCAGGAGTGACACGGCCGCGCCTTCGACAGCCAAGAGGATGGCCACTACGCGGCGCCAGGTCCGATCGAGCCAGCGCAGGCACGGTTCCGCGCCCGCTGCCGCGAGGAGCAGCAGGAACGGCGCCGAGTAGTACGGTTTTCCGCCCAGTAGCAACAAAAGTACGCACAACACCGGATAGGCCACGGCGAAGGAACGTGCCCAGCGCAGCTCGGGATCACGCCAGAGCCGGAGGGCGCCGGCGATCCAGACCGGCACGACGACGGGGGAAAGGTAGAGCAGTTGCATCGGCACGAACAGGATCCGGTTCTCCGCACCGTCGTCCACGCTGATCCCGTGAGCCACGCTCAGCATCGGGAGATCGTGGGCCATTTGCCAGACGAACCCGGGTGCGGCCAGCGCAAGCGCGAGGAGGATCCCGACGGGGAGCCAGCCACTGCCGAGCACCGTCCGCGGGCCGACGGCGAGTACCGCGAGGCCGATCGAGGCGATCATCAGCAGGACGAGCCACTTGCTCTCCATTCCGATCCCGGCGACGGCGCCGATCGCGAGCCACCACCGTCCGTCGCCGGTGCGGAACAGGCGCAGGAAGACCAGGCCCAGCGCGCTCCAGACCAGCATGTCGACGGTGGTCGTCGACAGCATGTGCCCGTCGACCACGACGAACGCCGCCAGCGCCGTGATCGCGGCGGTGAGTACCTGGGGTCCGCGTCCGCCGCCGAATTCCCGGGCGACCAGGGCCAGGGTGATCACCGTCGCGGCCGCGCACAAGGTCGCGGCCACGCGCAGGCCGGCAGGGGTCTCGCCGAAGATTTCGGTGGAGATCCGCGCGAGCAAGGGCGTCAGCGGTGGTTGATCGGTGTAGCCCCAGGCAAGCCGCTTTCCGGCGGTGAGGAAGTACAACTCGTCCCGGTGGAAGCCGTATCTTCCTGAAAACAGGGTCAGCACCACCGCCTGCGCAGCGACGACCAGACCGACCGGAACCCAAGCGAATCGCTTCATGGTGCCTCCCCAGAGGAGGGAACCTTACTGCGTCGGCTGAGCCAGTTCGACCCTGTTGCGGCCACCTTGCTTCGCGCGGTAGAGCGCGGTATCGGTGGCCACGAGGAGGTCGTCGACGCTGCTGATGTTGGCCGCCGGGTACAGCGCCCCGCCGATCGACACGGTCAGATCGGTCAACACCGTGTCGCGATCGGGCAGCGCGACAGAGACCACCGCCACCTGGTGCCGGATCCGTTCGGCCACCTGGCGCAGGTTCTCCTCGCTGTGGACGTCCGGGATGACGATCGCGAACTCCTCGCCGCCCCACCGCCCGCAGACGTCCTGTTCGCGGATCTCGGCGCGCAGCGCGTCACCGACGGCGCGCAGGACGAGGTCGCCGTTGGGGTGTCCGTAGGTGTCGTTGATCGTCTTGAAGTTGTCGAGGTCGAGGAACAGCACGCCGAGTTTGCGCCCGGCACGTGTCCGGCCGAGGAGCTCTTCGGCCAGCTGACGCCAGCGGCGTTTCGTGACGAGCCCGGTGGTGGCGTCGGTGTGCGCGTCGCGCCGGTACTGCGTCAGCAGCAGCCCGCGGTGCAGCGCGACCAGCGCGATGACGACCCCGACCAATACCAGCGGGTTGGCCTGGACGAGGACGACGGCCGTCACCAGGCCGAGGCCGAGAGCGCCCGCTTCGAGGATCTGGTCGCCGAAGCCGGAGAACAGTTCGCCGATCGACTTCGGCGGCGAAGACAGCGCGATCGCGATCATCACCAGCACGGTGTTGATCGCCCAGCGCAGGGCCGCGGCCACGATGATGACGGCGAGGTCGCCCAGCCCGGCGAGCAAACCGGAGTCGGGCGAGCCGGGGTAGTGGCGCATGCCGAGGCTGAGGACGACGACGGCGGCCTGCGTGCCGCAGAGCACCGTCGCGGCGGAAAAGATCCACCGATGGGGGAGAACCGGCCGTTGGTGTGGCCAGATCCGCAGCCATGCGATGGTGTAGGTCACCACGACCATCGCGGCGGCGAGCACCGGCGGCAGCGCGATGACGGCGGCGACGCTCCAGACCGCCTTGGTGTCGACGTAGGCGACCGACGGAGCCCTGTCGTACTCCCGTTGGCGTTCGATCTGCCGGGTGCCCTCGATCGCGATGGCCGCGCACAGCGTCAGCACGCCGAACCGGACCAGGTCGGTGCCGGTGACCGGGATCAACCGGGCCGTGGCGGCGGTCGAGAGGACTGCGATGAGATTCACGACCAGGACGTAGGAACGCACAGGTCGCGGCAGGCTCCACAGGTGCCAGGCCTTGAGCCGCCGTCGCGCGCCGCCTAGTCGTCCGTTCACGCACCCTCTTCCGTCGGTGATCTACACCGTAATCGAACCGGGACGGCGACGACCGTCGTTGCCCGGACGATAAGAAGCGCGGCCGGGAATTCCCCCGGACAGCCCAACCAAAACCAAGGAGGTGCACCGATGCAGGACAACAACTGGTGAACGTTTTGCCGGATAGATCGCAATTTCGAAGGAGGTGAACGGCATGCGGGACAACAACTGGACCACTCGGCGTGACAACAACTGGACGTGATCAGGAACCGTGCTCACCCACGGGTGTCGTCCCGCCGACCGGATCCACCGGATCCCCCTGGCGGGACGACACCGCCCGTGACCAGCCCGCCCCGGCGACGCAGGCGACCACCACGCCCGCGACCGCCGCGACGGTGATCACGGTGGTCGGCGCGAAGACCTGCGCCATCAGCCCGGCGGCTGCGATACCGGCCGCCTGTGCCGCTCGCAACGCCGCGATCGCGACCCCGATCACCTGGCCTCGCCGGTCCGGCGGCGCGGCGAGGCTGTACTGCGTCTGGGTGATCATGTCGTGCGCGGAGAACACGCCCGAGATCGTCCACAGCACGACGATCGTGACCAGGCCCGGCGCCCAGGCGGTGGGGATCAGCACCAGGCTGCTCGCCACCGCGAGCACGCCCAGCACCCGGACCTGCCGTTCCCGCGGGATCCGGCTCAGCAGGATCCCGCCGAGCACCGAGCCGACCGGGTTCGCGGCCAGCAGCCAGGGCAGCGCGCCCGTGCCGCCCAGTTCGGCGGCGACCGGGACGGCGAGGCCTTCGGGTACGACGTAGAAACCGCAGCAGCAGGCGATGAGCAGCAGCCACCGCAGTTTGCGGTCCCGGGCGACCAGACGGCAGCCCGCGATCAGCGACGGACGCCGGTGGTGGCTTGGCGCCGAGGGCGGATATCGCTCGATGCCGAAGCGGAGCATGAGCGCCGACAGGGCGAAAGTCCCCGCGTCGATCAGGAGCGCACCGGGTACGCCGAGGCCGGTGACGACGGCGGCGCCCGCGCCGAAGCCCACCACCAGTCCGGCCTGATACGTCGACGAGATGACGGCCTGGCCGACGACCAGCCGGTCCGGGTCGAGCAGATCCGGCAGCATCGCCTGGCGTGCCGCGTGGAACGGGCCCGCCATGAGCTGCACGAGGAACAAGAGCGCGGCCGCGGCGGGCAGCGGCAGGCCGGGGACGGCCATCAGCGCGATCAGGACGGCGCGGCCGACGTCGGTCACCACCATCACGGTGCGCCGCGAGAACCGGTCCGCGATGCCACCGAGCGCTCCGCCGAGGAGATCGGGCACGAACGTCAGCGCGTACGCCGCCGAAGCCCAGCCCGCCGACGACGTCCGGTCGAACACCAGCACCGTGAGGGCGACCCTGGCCAGCTGGTCGCCGGCGACCGAGAGCAGATGCGCGAGCCAGATCCGGCGGAACCCGGCGACCGCGAACACGCTGCGGAACGACGCCGCCCGGGCTGGCATGCGCTTCAGGCTGTCGTGAAGCCGCCACTTTGCGCAACCCCCGAAGAAGTTCGAAAAATATCCGTGGCCGTGTCGAACCGCGGGGTACCCGTTCGACGTGTCAGTAAGAGAAGGAACGGAGAATCCGATGTCGCATTCACTGGGGCCGCTGGCGAACAACCTGGCCGCCTATGCCATCTACTCGACCGCGCAGACCGAGATGCGCCACGCCTACAAGCTGATCGAGGCCGGTGACTACCTCGGCGCCGCCACGGAGATCGATTCCGCCGCGCACGCCGCCGAGGTGCTCGCCCGCGCCACCTCCGATCTGGACGCGGAGCGCTCCGAACGATGGCTCAGAGTCGTCGCCGCCCGGAGGCGGTTCGCCGAACAGGCCAGGGTCCGAGCCTCGGACCTCGCGTTGCCGCTCGCCGCCTGACCCGGACACCTCGCCGTATCAACGGAAAGCCCGCCGGTAGGTGACCGGGCTGACGCCGGTCGTGCGCTTGAACCGGTCGCGGAACGAAGTGGGCGAACCGAAACCGACTTCGGCACCGATCCGCTCGACGGCGTCCTGGGTGGTCTCCAGCAGATGCTGCGCCTGCCGGACACGCGCCCGGTGCAACCACTGCAACGGTGTCGTCCCGGTCTGTTCGCGGAAATGCCGGATCAGGGTGCGCGTGCTCGTCCCGGCGTGCGCGGCGATGTCTGCCAGGCTGAGGTCGCGCGCCAGATTTTCCTGCATCCACAGCAAAGTGGGTTCCAGCGCCGAGCCGCGAGGAGCCGGGGGATGCCGCAACGCGATGAACTGCGCCTGGCCGCCCTCGCGTTCCAGCGCCATCACCGAAAGGCGGGCCGCGTCGGCCGCGATCGCCGAGCCGTGGTCGCGGCGGATCAGGTGCAGGCACAGATCCAGCCCCGCGGCGGCACCCGCTGACGTCAAGATCTGCCCGTTGTCGACGTAGAGCACGTCCGGATCGACCTCGACGTCCGGGTAGGTCTCGGCGAGCAGGCCCGCCGCGACCCAGTGGGTGGTGGCACGGAGGCCGTCGAGCAGCCCCGCGGCGGCGAGGACGAAGGTGCCGGAGCAGATCGAGGCGATCCGCGTGCCTTTCGCGGCGGCCGAGGTGAGCGCGTCGTGGACGGCTTCCGGCAACGGCCGGTCCGGTTCGGCGGTGCCGGGCACGATGATCGTGTCGGCCTCACGCAGCGCTTCGAGCCCCCACGGCGCGCGCAAGGTGAAGTGCCCGGCGTCGACTTCCGGATGTTCGGCGCAGACGAGCAGCCGGTAACCCGCGCTCCCGTCCGCCAGCCGTGTCCTGGTGAACACCTCGATGGGCGTCGACAGATCGAACGGGATCACCTGGTCCAGCGCGAGCACGGCGACGGTGTGCATGACCGCACGCTAGCGCGCGCGTGGCGAGATCCCGTCGGAAGGCGTCGTTCACGCCACTGGGAGCGGACGTGGCGCGGTTCTAGCGTCGGACCATGATGATCATCGCGCCGATTCTGGTCGGCCTCACCTACGTCGTGCTGATGTCGCTGATCCACGAACCGCATCGCCGCCGCTTCAACGCGATCATGGTGGCGGGCGCCGGAGCCGCGTATCTGAGCGGCGGCGGGCTCGGGATCTGGGAGCTGGTCTTCACCGCGGTGATGGCCTACGTGGCGTACCGCGGCCTCGAGTCCTGGACGTTCATCGGCGTCGCCTGGCTGCTGCACACCGCTTGGGACGTCGTGCACCATCTCAAGGGCGCCCCGATCATCCCGTTCCTGGGCGACTCCTCGTTCGGCTGCGCCATCTGCGATCCGATCATCGCCGTCTGGTGTTTCGCCGGCGGGCGCTCGCCGGGAGCTTGGTCCTTGGGCCGATCGATGCGAACATATGTTCTATGACGATCGAGGGTCCCATCCTGCACGCCGACCTGGACGCGTTCTACGCGTCGGTCGAGCAGCGTGACGACCCTCGCCTGCGCGGGCGGCCGGTCATCGTCGGCGGCGGTGTCGTCCTGGCGGCCAGTTACGAGGCCAAGGCGTATGGCGTCCGGACGGCGATGGGCGGTGGCCAGGCGCGGCGGCTGTGCCCGGACGCGATCGTGGTCCCGCCCCGGATGCGCGCGTACTCGGAGGCGAGCAAGGCGGTCTTCGAGGTCTTCGACAACACGACACCGCTGGTGGAAGGCATCTCGATCGACGAGGCATTCCTCGACGTCGGCGGGCTGCTGAAGATCGCGGGCACGCCGAGCCGGATCGCCGCGAAGCTGCGGAAGGACGTCCTGGAGCAGGTCGGCCTCCCGATCACCGTCGGCGTGGCCAGGACGAAGTTCCTCGCGAAGGTGGCCAGCGGCGTCGCGAAACCCGACGGCCTGCTCGTCGTGCCGCACGACGGGGAACTGGAGTTCCTGCACCCGCTGCCGGTCGAGCGGCTGTGGGGCGTGGGCAAGGTGACCGCCCAGAAGCTCCGCGAGCGCGGCGTGACGACGGTCGGGCAGATGGAAGGGTTCGGGGAGAAGGAACTCGTCCGGATGCTCGGCCGGGGCGTCGGCACCCACCTGCACGCCCTGTCCCACAACGACGACCCGCGGCGAGTGCAGACGGGCCGTCGTCGCCGGTCGATCGGGGCGCAGCGCGCGCTCGGCAGCAGGCCGCGCTCACCCGCCGAGCTCGACGCGATGCTGCTGACCCTGGCCGATCGCCTCGCCCGGCGGCTGCGCGCGGCGCACCGGGTGTGCCGGACCGTCGTGCTGCGGATGCGGTTCGCCGATTTCACCAAGGCGACGCGTTCGCACACCCTGCTGGAGGCGACCGAACAGACCGGCGCGATCGTCGCGGCGGCACGACACCTGCTCGCGGCAGCGAGACCACTGATCGACGAACGCGGGCTCACGCTGATCGGCCTCGCGCTCACGAACCTGTCGAAGGACGACGCGATCCAGCTGGCGTTGCCGTTCGGGGCGAAGCCGAGGGACGCGCTCGATTCGACGCTCGACACCGTCCGGGACCGCTTCGGTTCGAAGTCCATCACCCGGGCGGTGCACCTCGGGCAGGCCGAGGAGCCGTGGGTGCCACTGCTGCCGGACTGAACCCGTCGCTAGGGTGTCCCGGTGGCGGAAGCATCAGTCGAGATCTACACCGATGGCGCGTGCAGCGGGAATCCCGGCCCCGGCGGCTGGGGAGCGGTGCTGCGGTACGGCGACGTCGAGAAGGAGATCTACGGCGGGGACGCCGGGCCGACCACGAACAACCGGATGGAGCTGATGGCGCCCATCGAGGCGCTCGAAAGCCTCAAGCGCCGGGTCACGGTGAACCTCTACACCGACAGCACGTACGTCCGGAACGGCATCACCAGCTGGGTGCGGAACTGGAAGAACAACGGCTGGATGACCTCGGCCAAGACGCCGGTCAAGAACGCCGACCTGTGGCGCCGCCTCGACGAGGCCGCTTCACAGCACGACGTCGAATGGCATTGGGTCAAGGGCCACGCCGGGCATCCGGAGAACGAGCGAGCGGACCGGCTCGCCGTCAAAGGCGTGGAAGAGGTCATGGGGCGACCCGTGGTCCAGCCCGGCGAACGGTCCGTTCGGCGTCGTTAGCAGCTGACGCTGACCTTGGCGCTCTTGGAGAACGACACGTGGACGTGGTCCATGTGGTTGGCGGTCGCGCCGCCGCGGTCCTCCATGGTGTCCCAGCCGCTGCCGTCGTTGTAGCGCTGGCGCCAGATGACGTAGCTGACGCCGAAGTCCTTCTGGTTCGCCAGGATGTAGTCGGCGATGGCGTTACCGGTGGCGGTGTCCACCATGAAGTCCAGCGCGAGGCCGGAGGGGTGGTCGCTGGCGTTCGCACGCCCGGCGACGCCGCCGACGTTCTTGACGCCGAACTTCGCCTTGATGTGGTTGCCGACCTGGGCGACGTGCGGCTTGGTGCCGGCGAGGCTGGTCGAACACGAAGCCGTCGCGGCGGGCACGGTCTTCTTCACCGGTGCGGGGGCCTTGGTCGACGTCGTCGGCTTCGGGGGAGCGGCGGTGGTCGACGGGGGCGGGGTGGTCGTCGAGCTGGGGGGCGGGGTGCTGCTGGTCGACGGCGGGGGAGTCACGCTGGAGACCGGGGGAGCCTGCAGCGCGAGCGCGGCACTGGCCGCTTCGACGTCGGGGGAACCCGCGGTGGTCAGCCACATCGACGCCGGGAGCGCCGTGGCGACCGCTGCCGCGATACCCGCGGGGAGCTTCCACTTCGGGGCTTTGGTCTTGCGATGTCTGCCGGCCATTTCTCTGATCACTCACCAATTCGGGGACGGGAGCTCGCGTCGGGGGCCGCGAGCTCCGGCAACATTACGAAAAGGACACGGCAATGTCACGCCCGAGTGTGCTCGCCCACAGTTACCTTGATCGTTGAACCGAACAGGGCTCACGTCCGTACAGACACAAGAAGTGCTTTTATATGAGCACTGTGAGTGATCGGTTCAGCCGGCTTTGCAGGCTTGGTAGTACATTTCCCCGGCCGGCGAGGTCACGTTCATCCCCGGAGCGGCCGGAGCCCGCCCCGTCGACGCCGAGGCCGCCGTCGCGGTGCAAACCAGCTGGTTGAGGGCTTGGCTCGACAGTTTTCGCGTGGTGTACGGCAGCACCATGGTCCCCGGTTCGCCCGAGTACACCTCGACCCGCCCCA
Proteins encoded in this region:
- a CDS encoding HNH endonuclease signature motif containing protein; its protein translation is MPDPRALGAEECVVLAQAVSADIARLEAVRFRALAQLSRHREGARSVVQEVAFALSLVDSHAGTMVSAAEALTTRLPRTLGLMEQGRVSGFGAMKVAAATAWLSDENALAADALLEDRLEERNSEQIRKAASHAALTVDREGAARRVEHHREGRRLAVRQGETGVASIEVEDGPVEKVTAAYVRIDREARALKTGDETRTLDQLRADVALDLLLGGQGGKGERAEVFLYMDLFTYLGVNEDPAELAGHGHIPASLARRIATGSETVLRRIITDPLSGQVLDLGRGRYRPSAGQGEFVRVRDRECRRPGCHRPAQACDLDHAVPWEFGGHTDAADLIDLCRRDHRLKDEPGWVYRLAADGTLTITTPTGQSYDSTPPPLHEPRPAEEPPPF
- a CDS encoding glycosyltransferase family 39 protein, with translation MKRFAWVPVGLVVAAQAVVLTLFSGRYGFHRDELYFLTAGKRLAWGYTDQPPLTPLLARISTEIFGETPAGLRVAATLCAAATVITLALVAREFGGGRGPQVLTAAITALAAFVVVDGHMLSTTTVDMLVWSALGLVFLRLFRTGDGRWWLAIGAVAGIGMESKWLVLLMIASIGLAVLAVGPRTVLGSGWLPVGILLALALAAPGFVWQMAHDLPMLSVAHGISVDDGAENRILFVPMQLLYLSPVVVPVWIAGALRLWRDPELRWARSFAVAYPVLCVLLLLLGGKPYYSAPFLLLLAAAGAEPCLRWLDRTWRRVVAILLAVEGAAVSLLVGLPLLPVSALGPILAVNKEQGEQAGWPELATTVSRVWSEIPAERRSISVIFTRNYGQAGALQYYGLPSVYSGHMSYADWGPPPNSSFGPVVVVGQYRPEWFAGCRERAVHDNGLGVDNEEQGVKISLCTGPSRQWSSLWPELRRFY
- a CDS encoding GGDEF domain-containing protein, yielding MNGRLGGARRRLKAWHLWSLPRPVRSYVLVVNLIAVLSTAATARLIPVTGTDLVRFGVLTLCAAIAIEGTRQIERQREYDRAPSVAYVDTKAVWSVAAVIALPPVLAAAMVVVTYTIAWLRIWPHQRPVLPHRWIFSAATVLCGTQAAVVVLSLGMRHYPGSPDSGLLAGLGDLAVIIVAAALRWAINTVLVMIAIALSSPPKSIGELFSGFGDQILEAGALGLGLVTAVVLVQANPLVLVGVVIALVALHRGLLLTQYRRDAHTDATTGLVTKRRWRQLAEELLGRTRAGRKLGVLFLDLDNFKTINDTYGHPNGDLVLRAVGDALRAEIREQDVCGRWGGEEFAIVIPDVHSEENLRQVAERIRHQVAVVSVALPDRDTVLTDLTVSIGGALYPAANISSVDDLLVATDTALYRAKQGGRNRVELAQPTQ
- a CDS encoding MFS transporter, whose protein sequence is MPARAASFRSVFAVAGFRRIWLAHLLSVAGDQLARVALTVLVFDRTSSAGWASAAYALTFVPDLLGGALGGIADRFSRRTVMVVTDVGRAVLIALMAVPGLPLPAAAALLFLVQLMAGPFHAARQAMLPDLLDPDRLVVGQAVISSTYQAGLVVGFGAGAAVVTGLGVPGALLIDAGTFALSALMLRFGIERYPPSAPSHHRRPSLIAGCRLVARDRKLRWLLLIACCCGFYVVPEGLAVPVAAELGGTGALPWLLAANPVGSVLGGILLSRIPRERQVRVLGVLAVASSLVLIPTAWAPGLVTIVVLWTISGVFSAHDMITQTQYSLAAPPDRRGQVIGVAIAALRAAQAAGIAAAGLMAQVFAPTTVITVAAVAGVVVACVAGAGWSRAVSSRQGDPVDPVGGTTPVGEHGS
- a CDS encoding GlxA family transcriptional regulator gives rise to the protein MHTVAVLALDQVIPFDLSTPIEVFTRTRLADGSAGYRLLVCAEHPEVDAGHFTLRAPWGLEALREADTIIVPGTAEPDRPLPEAVHDALTSAAAKGTRIASICSGTFVLAAAGLLDGLRATTHWVAAGLLAETYPDVEVDPDVLYVDNGQILTSAGAAAGLDLCLHLIRRDHGSAIAADAARLSVMALEREGGQAQFIALRHPPAPRGSALEPTLLWMQENLARDLSLADIAAHAGTSTRTLIRHFREQTGTTPLQWLHRARVRQAQHLLETTQDAVERIGAEVGFGSPTSFRDRFKRTTGVSPVTYRRAFR
- a CDS encoding DUF6010 family protein: MMIIAPILVGLTYVVLMSLIHEPHRRRFNAIMVAGAGAAYLSGGGLGIWELVFTAVMAYVAYRGLESWTFIGVAWLLHTAWDVVHHLKGAPIIPFLGDSSFGCAICDPIIAVWCFAGGRSPGAWSLGRSMRTYVL
- the dinB gene encoding DNA polymerase IV, coding for MTIEGPILHADLDAFYASVEQRDDPRLRGRPVIVGGGVVLAASYEAKAYGVRTAMGGGQARRLCPDAIVVPPRMRAYSEASKAVFEVFDNTTPLVEGISIDEAFLDVGGLLKIAGTPSRIAAKLRKDVLEQVGLPITVGVARTKFLAKVASGVAKPDGLLVVPHDGELEFLHPLPVERLWGVGKVTAQKLRERGVTTVGQMEGFGEKELVRMLGRGVGTHLHALSHNDDPRRVQTGRRRRSIGAQRALGSRPRSPAELDAMLLTLADRLARRLRAAHRVCRTVVLRMRFADFTKATRSHTLLEATEQTGAIVAAARHLLAAARPLIDERGLTLIGLALTNLSKDDAIQLALPFGAKPRDALDSTLDTVRDRFGSKSITRAVHLGQAEEPWVPLLPD
- the rnhA gene encoding ribonuclease HI; its protein translation is MAEASVEIYTDGACSGNPGPGGWGAVLRYGDVEKEIYGGDAGPTTNNRMELMAPIEALESLKRRVTVNLYTDSTYVRNGITSWVRNWKNNGWMTSAKTPVKNADLWRRLDEAASQHDVEWHWVKGHAGHPENERADRLAVKGVEEVMGRPVVQPGERSVRRR